The proteins below are encoded in one region of Apium graveolens cultivar Ventura chromosome 4, ASM990537v1, whole genome shotgun sequence:
- the LOC141719996 gene encoding uncharacterized protein LOC141719996, translated as MAQRWYSRLPPNSIGSFKDLSQAFIKQFISGRVHEKSSASLMGIVQGAKESLREYLNQFMKEALKVPDLDDKVAMISLQQGTRDEFFKMSLAKRPPKSMLQLQDRAEKYIKVEKSMKKTVVNNEPTGNKKRKMDQEYDTKDKYSRIGKSSDSSSSKKN; from the coding sequence atggctcaaaggtggtacagtcgTCTACctccaaattctattggatcctTTAAAGACTTGAGTCAAGCTTTTATCAAGCAGTTCATAAGTGGCAGAGTGCACGAGAAGAGTTCAGCATCACTCATGGGCATAGtccaaggagcaaaggagtccctGAGAGAATATCTGAATCAATTTATGAAGGAGGCTTTAAAGGTCcctgatcttgatgataaggtagctatgatatcCCTACAGCAAGGGACTAGagacgagttctttaagatgtccctgGCTAAGCGCCCTCCCAAAAGTATGTTACAACTCCAGGATAGAGCCgaaaagtatatcaaggtggagaAGAGTATGAAGAAGACAGTTGTGAACAATGAACCTACTGGAAACAAGAAGAGGAAGATGGATCAAGAGTACGACACTAAGGACAAGTATTCACGAATTGGTAAAAGCTCTGACTCctcctcttctaagaagaatTAG